From one Rhodovulum sp. ES.010 genomic stretch:
- a CDS encoding peptide chain release factor 3 has translation MLDAPTNRPELPAEIARRRTFAIISHPDAGKTTLTEKFLLYGGAIQMAGQVRAKGEARRTRSDFMKMEQDRGISVSASAMSFDFKDFRFNLVDTPGHSDFSEDTYRTLTAVDAAIMVIDGAKGVESQTRKLFEVCRLRDLPILTFCNKMDRESRDTFDIIDEIQENLAIDVTPASWPIGMGVDFLGCYDLLHDRLELMDRADRNRVAESIKIEGLDDPKLAEHVPDHLREKLVEEVEMARELLPSLDPQAVLEGHMTPIWFGSAINSFGVKELMEGIGAYAPEPQVQAAEPRRIAPEESKVAGFVFKVQANMDPKHRDRVAFVRLASGHFQRGMKLTHVRSKKPMTVSNPVLFLAADRELAEEAWAGDIIGIPNHGQLRIGDTLTEGESLRVTGIPSFAPELLQACRAGDPMKAKHLDKALMQFAEEGAAKVFKPMMGAGFIVGVVGQLQFEVLASRIEMEYGLPVRFEPTQFTSARWVHGERAAVDAFTQKNKQHMATDNDGDVVYMTRLQWDIDRVARDHPDLTLSATKEMQV, from the coding sequence ATGCTGGACGCCCCCACCAACCGCCCCGAGCTGCCCGCGGAAATCGCCCGGCGGCGCACCTTTGCCATCATCTCGCACCCAGATGCGGGCAAGACGACGCTGACCGAGAAGTTCCTGCTCTACGGCGGCGCGATTCAGATGGCGGGCCAGGTGCGCGCAAAGGGTGAGGCGCGGCGCACGCGGTCGGACTTCATGAAGATGGAGCAGGACCGGGGCATCTCGGTCTCGGCCTCGGCGATGTCTTTCGATTTCAAGGATTTCCGGTTCAACCTCGTCGACACGCCCGGCCATAGCGATTTTTCGGAAGACACCTATCGCACGCTCACCGCGGTGGATGCCGCGATCATGGTGATCGACGGCGCGAAGGGGGTGGAAAGCCAGACCCGCAAGCTATTCGAGGTCTGCCGGCTGCGGGACCTGCCGATCCTGACCTTCTGCAACAAGATGGACCGCGAGAGCCGCGACACCTTCGACATCATCGACGAGATCCAGGAAAACCTTGCCATCGACGTGACCCCGGCCAGCTGGCCGATCGGTATGGGTGTCGATTTCCTGGGCTGCTACGACCTGTTGCACGACCGGTTGGAACTGATGGACCGGGCCGACCGTAACCGAGTGGCCGAGTCGATCAAGATCGAGGGGCTGGACGACCCGAAACTGGCCGAGCACGTGCCCGACCACCTGCGCGAAAAGCTGGTCGAAGAGGTCGAGATGGCGCGCGAACTGCTGCCCAGCCTGGACCCGCAGGCGGTGCTGGAAGGCCACATGACGCCGATCTGGTTCGGCTCGGCGATCAACTCCTTCGGGGTGAAGGAACTGATGGAGGGCATCGGCGCCTACGCGCCCGAGCCGCAGGTGCAGGCGGCCGAACCGCGCCGGATCGCCCCCGAAGAATCCAAGGTGGCGGGCTTCGTCTTCAAGGTGCAGGCCAACATGGACCCGAAGCATCGCGACCGCGTGGCGTTTGTCCGCTTGGCCTCGGGCCATTTTCAGCGCGGCATGAAGCTGACCCATGTACGCTCCAAGAAGCCGATGACGGTGTCCAACCCGGTGCTGTTCCTCGCCGCGGACCGGGAACTGGCCGAAGAGGCCTGGGCTGGCGATATCATCGGCATCCCGAACCACGGGCAACTTCGTATCGGCGACACGCTGACCGAGGGCGAAAGCCTGCGCGTCACCGGGATCCCCAGCTTCGCGCCTGAATTGCTTCAGGCCTGCAGGGCGGGCGACCCGATGAAGGCCAAGCACCTGGACAAGGCGCTGATGCAGTTCGCCGAGGAAGGCGCGGCCAAGGTGTTCAAGCCGATGATGGGGGCGGGCTTCATCGTGGGGGTGGTGGGCCAGCTGCAATTCGAGGTTCTGGCCAGCCGGATCGAGATGGAATACGGCCTGCCGGTGCGGTTCGAGCCGACGCAATTCACCTCGGCGCGCTGGGTCCATGGCGAGAGGGCCGCGGTCGACGCCTTCACGCAGAAGAACAAGCAGCACATGGCCACCGACAACGACGGCGACGTGGTCTACATGACGCGGCTGCAATGGGATATCGACCGGGTCGCCCGCGACCACCCGGACCTGACGCTGAGCGCGACCAAGGAAATGCAGGTCTGA
- a CDS encoding tetratricopeptide repeat protein, translating into MTGQIRFGGLALAVSAAILAGGVAGAGTIGLDSLLPPSDTAQSETLEKGRTALQEGRFAEAEALSRDVTRSAPDLADGWYLLGLSLANLDRVDEALVALRKAANLYASNAQPLVVIGDLLRSTGRLNEAEAAYTEAVERDPGTWPAQDSLGQLLEAKGDLDAAIERFRAAVDAAPAEAPEPALNLARALAKAGRPGEAAAALGPLAARPDAPLPVLETAARAALAAGERDTARAHLERIAGRAQSPSGRLGLAQLALQDGNTAAAKTQLTAAREEFPESPAVLLQLGNLQGAMRDYETALATYSEGLRLAPENPALTKAASLAEMRLGRLDAAAARAETLVARPGATAADFAWLATLREMQGQPQDARKNYERAVEMQPDNWIALNNLAALIAETEPSAAAELAQRAVELAPEIPDVKETLAWSMFQAGDLARAADVYAALHAETPGDAVAAYRFGLVRLAQGREDEGRALIEAALAADPEFKYAEQARDTIGAD; encoded by the coding sequence GTGACGGGACAGATTCGATTTGGTGGCCTTGCACTGGCGGTCTCGGCCGCCATTCTCGCCGGCGGGGTTGCCGGCGCCGGCACCATCGGGCTCGACAGTCTCCTGCCGCCCTCCGACACGGCGCAGAGCGAGACGCTGGAGAAGGGCCGCACCGCGCTGCAGGAGGGCCGGTTCGCCGAGGCGGAGGCCCTGTCCCGCGATGTGACGCGAAGCGCACCCGACCTGGCGGACGGCTGGTATCTTCTCGGCCTCAGCCTCGCCAATCTCGACCGCGTGGACGAGGCGCTCGTGGCGCTGCGCAAGGCGGCCAACCTCTACGCCTCCAACGCGCAGCCGCTGGTGGTGATCGGCGACCTGCTGCGCAGCACCGGGCGACTGAACGAAGCCGAGGCAGCCTACACCGAGGCGGTCGAACGCGACCCGGGCACCTGGCCGGCGCAGGATTCGCTCGGCCAGCTGCTGGAGGCGAAAGGCGACCTCGACGCAGCGATCGAGCGTTTCCGCGCCGCGGTCGACGCGGCCCCGGCAGAGGCGCCCGAGCCGGCGCTGAACCTGGCGCGGGCACTTGCGAAGGCGGGCCGGCCAGGAGAGGCCGCCGCCGCCTTGGGTCCGCTTGCCGCGCGGCCCGACGCGCCGCTGCCGGTGCTGGAAACCGCCGCACGGGCCGCCCTTGCCGCCGGCGAGCGCGACACCGCGCGCGCCCATCTCGAACGAATCGCCGGGCGCGCCCAGAGCCCCTCGGGCCGGCTGGGCCTGGCGCAACTGGCCTTGCAGGACGGCAATACCGCCGCGGCAAAGACGCAGCTGACCGCGGCGCGCGAGGAGTTTCCCGAATCCCCCGCCGTTCTGTTGCAGCTCGGCAATCTGCAAGGTGCAATGCGAGACTACGAAACCGCCCTTGCAACCTATTCCGAAGGGTTGCGCCTGGCCCCGGAGAATCCCGCGCTCACCAAGGCCGCAAGCCTCGCCGAAATGCGTCTGGGCCGGCTTGACGCCGCCGCAGCCCGGGCCGAAACGCTTGTCGCGCGCCCTGGCGCGACGGCTGCGGATTTTGCCTGGCTGGCGACGCTCAGGGAAATGCAGGGCCAGCCGCAGGACGCGCGCAAGAACTACGAGCGCGCGGTCGAAATGCAGCCCGACAACTGGATCGCACTCAACAACCTGGCGGCGCTGATCGCCGAAACGGAACCGTCCGCCGCGGCGGAACTGGCCCAGCGCGCGGTCGAGCTGGCCCCCGAGATCCCCGACGTGAAGGAGACGTTGGCTTGGTCGATGTTTCAGGCCGGGGACCTGGCCCGCGCCGCGGACGTGTATGCCGCGCTGCATGCCGAGACGCCCGGTGATGCCGTCGCCGCCTATCGTTTCGGGCTGGTGCGCCTCGCTCAGGGCCGGGAGGACGAGGGCCGCGCGTTGATCGAGGCGGCCCTGGCCGCCGATCCCGAGTTCAAGTATGCTGAACAGGCGCGTGACACGATCGGCGCCGACTGA
- a CDS encoding universal stress protein, whose product MTKTFLVATDLSPRADRAVQRAFRLAGWLGADLMLASVIDEELPGEVAKPLAEAVELRLARFAASVPHSGEVAHDTRVVAGDPAAAIPALAAELGVDLVILGVHRRRSLLDALRETTMERIVRHTTRPFLLVHDTVDHAYATVLAALDFGPASTAALTLAAEIAPEADIHGVHALHVPYRGFVAPQASGGSAAPFRHDAEARLASWRDCHPLPDRLREVAIVEGAAHHVLAERVAALTPDLLALGAHGRAGAAPSLLGSLANEMMRNPPCDLLIAR is encoded by the coding sequence ATGACCAAGACCTTTCTCGTTGCCACCGACCTGTCGCCGCGCGCCGACCGCGCCGTTCAACGCGCGTTTCGCCTGGCGGGCTGGCTGGGCGCCGATCTGATGTTGGCGAGTGTCATCGACGAGGAATTGCCGGGCGAGGTGGCCAAGCCCCTGGCAGAGGCCGTCGAACTCCGTCTGGCCCGCTTCGCCGCCTCGGTGCCGCATTCCGGCGAGGTCGCCCACGACACCCGGGTGGTCGCCGGCGATCCCGCTGCCGCGATCCCGGCCCTGGCGGCGGAACTCGGCGTCGATCTGGTCATTCTCGGGGTGCATCGGCGCCGGTCCTTGCTTGACGCGCTGCGCGAGACCACGATGGAACGGATCGTGCGCCACACGACGCGGCCCTTTCTGCTGGTGCACGACACGGTGGATCATGCCTATGCCACGGTCCTTGCCGCGCTCGATTTCGGGCCGGCCTCGACCGCGGCGCTGACGCTCGCCGCCGAGATCGCGCCAGAGGCCGACATTCACGGCGTCCATGCCCTGCACGTGCCTTACCGGGGTTTCGTTGCGCCGCAGGCGAGCGGAGGCTCGGCCGCCCCATTCCGCCACGACGCCGAGGCGCGGCTTGCCAGCTGGCGCGACTGTCACCCGCTGCCCGACCGCCTGCGAGAGGTCGCCATCGTCGAGGGGGCGGCGCATCACGTTCTGGCCGAGCGTGTCGCCGCTTTGACCCCCGACCTGCTGGCGTTGGGTGCCCATGGCCGGGCCGGGGCGGCGCCCTCGCTGCTCGGCAGCCTCGCTAACGAAATGATGCGCAACCCGCCCTGCGACCTGCTGATCGCGCGGTAA
- a CDS encoding ParA family protein, with protein sequence MKTVLIANRKGGCGKTTIAVTLAAALADGGWKVALADADPQKSAWRWLKRRPDGATRIDALDWTAAGAFDKGAKGTDWLIVDAPGSIYEEDAAALVAAAKAVVVPVLPSFFDADATRRFLREIAGLKRIRKGKAGVELVANRVRSRGRDAARLAAFAEKIGQAPAASISERVAYGDLAEAGLTVFDKPQKVYAPMRAQWTPLLRALTA encoded by the coding sequence ATGAAGACCGTTCTGATCGCCAATCGCAAGGGCGGCTGCGGCAAGACCACGATCGCGGTCACGTTGGCCGCCGCGCTGGCCGATGGCGGCTGGAAGGTGGCGCTGGCCGATGCGGACCCGCAGAAATCGGCGTGGCGCTGGCTAAAGCGCCGGCCGGACGGCGCGACACGGATCGACGCGCTGGACTGGACGGCGGCTGGCGCCTTCGACAAGGGCGCGAAGGGCACGGACTGGCTTATCGTGGACGCCCCCGGCTCGATCTACGAGGAAGACGCCGCGGCACTTGTGGCCGCCGCCAAGGCCGTTGTGGTGCCGGTCTTGCCCTCATTCTTCGATGCCGATGCCACGCGACGGTTCCTCAGGGAGATCGCCGGTCTCAAGCGTATCCGCAAGGGCAAGGCCGGGGTGGAGTTGGTGGCCAACCGGGTGCGGTCGCGCGGGCGCGACGCGGCACGGCTTGCAGCATTTGCCGAGAAGATCGGACAGGCGCCGGCCGCCTCGATCTCCGAGCGGGTGGCCTATGGCGATCTCGCCGAGGCCGGGCTGACGGTGTTCGACAAGCCACAGAAGGTCTATGCCCCGATGCGCGCGCAATGGACGCCGCTGCTGAGGGCGCTGACCGCCTGA
- a CDS encoding exopolysaccharide biosynthesis protein produces the protein MSSDDDWIISGLLEDLAALALSRDRISVAELVETMGRRGFGPLLVVLSAFLILPVGILPGIPAVVSILLILVGGRMMSGETTLWIPARLGRVGFSGHVLAASVARAQPVALRLRPLVAPRLAFLVSSAVMSRVVALILMVTGAVILLVGFIPGLPFVLSLHVLLLGIALSSRDGLVALLGYALLVPEVLFIWKVFL, from the coding sequence ATGAGTTCTGACGACGACTGGATCATCTCGGGCTTGCTCGAAGACCTTGCCGCGCTTGCGCTGTCGCGCGACCGCATCAGCGTGGCGGAACTGGTCGAGACCATGGGTCGACGCGGCTTCGGCCCGCTTCTCGTCGTGCTGTCGGCCTTCCTGATCCTGCCCGTGGGAATCCTTCCCGGTATCCCCGCGGTCGTTTCGATTCTGCTGATCCTCGTGGGCGGACGGATGATGTCCGGCGAGACGACGCTCTGGATCCCCGCCCGCCTCGGGCGCGTGGGCTTCTCGGGGCATGTCCTGGCGGCCTCGGTCGCCCGCGCCCAGCCCGTTGCGCTCAGGCTGCGCCCGCTCGTCGCGCCGCGCCTGGCCTTCCTCGTCTCCAGCGCGGTGATGAGCCGTGTGGTCGCGTTGATCCTGATGGTCACCGGCGCGGTAATCCTGCTGGTGGGCTTCATCCCCGGGCTGCCCTTCGTGCTGTCGCTTCACGTGCTGCTTCTCGGGATCGCGCTGTCCTCGCGCGACGGCCTGGTTGCGCTGCTCGGTTACGCGCTGCTCGTGCCGGAGGTCCTGTTCATCTGGAAAGTGTTCCTCTGA